The Silene latifolia isolate original U9 population chromosome 4, ASM4854445v1, whole genome shotgun sequence region AAGTATGTCTCTATTATCCGACTAGCAATGAGCTCATATGCCGCTTCAGAAGGGCGGAAACTATCCCAAATTATAATCACATTAAGAAGTCTGGGTAATGACGGTTATACTGACAACGTTATTCTTCCGGCAGTACTCCTTGAACGATTCTAGATGAAAATTTATAGTAACATTATTCTTAGATAataataaatacggagtatatccTTAATGGACACAAGGCGTAAACAATCTTAAAAACCAAATACAAAATTGAAATACGAATGTCTTGttttcagcaaaaataaaaaCTAGAACTAAAGTTTTATTGAATAACTATGAAGAGTGAAGTATTGAGTTCTTGAGTAGTTAGCTTCCAGTTATGCATTCATAGGATCGACACCATCTACCACATTGTCGTCCAAGTTTATATCGTCCAAATCTGTAGAAGTAATTGGATAAAGTATGTTAAAAACTTAGAATGTGTTATAATACAATTAGCCATTATGAGAATTTTGAAGCTACTAAGCTACTGCATCTTACCTTTCTCAAGATTTTCCAAGTCTTCCAAGAGGTCGTCTACATTAATTTGTTCTCCAGCCATACGAAACCAGTCTTGAGCGCAAATAAGAGCTTGAACCATCTTTAAAATACATGATATATATAAtcagaatgaagaaataaaaacAACGTTGTATGATATTAAAATTTGTGATAATAAGATATTACAAAATTACCTTTGGAGTTAATGAGCTTCGAAACTGATCAAGAGTGCGCCCTCCCGCACTGAATGCCGACTCCGAGGCAACAATAGATATAGGCATTGCAAGTATATCTCTGGCCAGACGAGAAAGAACGGGAAAGCGAGGACTTTGAAGCTTCCACCATGATAGTATATCAAAGGGTGTTTCTTCAGAATCATGGATTAAGTTAGCCCCATTCATATAACTTTGTAACTCGGTCTTTATAAGCCCCCCGCCTCCCGGGCCACTTGAGAGCTTTCTAATTTGACCCATTATTTGTCTATGCATATGATTTCCCCTTAGAACAACACTAACTGATGAACAATTACCCACTGATGCAGCATTACTGGACAGTCTAGTATGGGAATCTGAGGGTTTATATTTCATCCAATACTCATAAAAAAGATCATATAGTAGCCGTGAATACCAATCTAAAGTAAAGATTTGATTATATCTCTTTACTGAATTTAAAAAGATCATATAATAACAAACTAGGGAAAAAATGATACTGGTAAAAATTTATTTTATAATCTTATTCTTACAAGATTTAAAAATATCATATGAAATTATTGGTTATAAAATTTGGTTCACGGTCCGATCTACGGTCCTTTCGGGTTGGTCCAGGAtcggaccgaagaccaaagtagTGGACTGCGGACCGGACCGTATATTATTTGGTCCGGTCTGGTccggaccaaatggtccggtccggtctttgGTCCGGACCACCGAGTGAACACCACTACCTGTGTGATTGGTTAGATACTTACCACACATCACCTAGTAATGTAGTGTAAGAAGAGATATATAAACCCATTAATACTTTGTTATTTtgtcaatgtgggacaaaatatTACCACTCAAAGCTTCTTTTGAAGCATATTTCCAAcagtgtggtccaaatttaattgtatgatgGAGTAATGTTTTTATTTTGTATGGTTCAAATTGAATTGAATGGTGGGGTGTTGTGTTTACTTAAATTTTGTACATAAGGAGTATAGGAAAATTTGtttagaatatgagggagtatataaaataaataatagGAGTACAAGCTTTACAAAGGTTGTTCTATGACAcgtcatataattataaaaattgttttacAGGATAATTAGTGTAAATAATACACTTATAAGAGAATCGACCACACTTTAACTGTGTTCTTTTTGTCTTAATTTTAACTCATTTTAGTTCAGTTTAACTCTATTCAAATTAATTCTTCCTTTAACTTCAAATCTCCAATCGATTTAACTCAGCTTATTTAATTCAGTTTAACTTCATTCACTCAAAGAAAACAGGGTCTTTGTGTATGTTACTCTAATGGTCCAATCTTTACCTCCTAAGACTTCAATAGTTGAATTCATCGGTTACAAACTATAACATGACAGTTTACCAAATGCATTAATCACCCAACGACATTAATAAGCGGAAGTACTACGGCTATGTGTATCCATAAATTAAGTCTCTGTCCCGCCTGCCTTTCTTTCGTCTTTTAGCTTCAAAATGACAAAGAGttcatgcttttttttttttgttaagttGAGGTAAGAATGGGTTTGGGATGGTTACACTGAAAATCTCCGCCAATGTCGAAATAATTTACAGAAATCCGATAAAGGTATAAGATCATTTCCTAGTTAAAGTGTCGAAAAATATTTACTTGATTGTAAATCTAGTTTAGGGTGATTTGTGTGAAAGTTAAGAGATTAAGCGTATTAGATGGCTTTTAAATTgttgaaaagtttttttttttttgggagtcATGTAGGGTTATTGGTTTTATTATAAACTCCATTGAATTTTGACTTATAAGGATAAGCTTAGTCATTTCGTATATAAGGggttattcaaaaaaaaaatgtgatTGAAGCTtcgatttgatttgatttgattaaaatataaatataaaaagtTTCATCGGATCTGTAAGATTTAAGTGGTCATTTGGTTACACTTAAAAAGTACGTTAATTTCAAAACAACGTGAATTACAAAATGGATAAGTTATTTCACGTGTTCCAATTCACGGGAATAATATCTTACTACAAATTACACTTCCTTCATGGTAGTCCATAATATTTTAGTtatgatcatttgtttacctttacttTTGGTACAAAGACAAAAGAGAGAGGATTAAACTATTTGAGGATATTATTATTGTATGACAAATGAGGGTCTTTCGCCAAAATAGCCGTTTAACTCAAACTATTTACCAAAATGActattttataaatttaattatcAAAATGACCATCTGAGTTATAAAATTGCGCAATTAATGCTAAACTACAAAATTTTCTTCCACATTTatcaaatttattatttattatattatatattcTCTCAAAATAATTTCTACAAATTTGAAAGAAAATCATATTTCAAGTTAtttataaaaaaattatgaaaactatctattaaaattacttttaAGTGAAAGAATCAAATTATCTTTTTAAAGTTTGAAAGTAAAGAAGGTATCATTTagtaaaatataaaaaaaaaacttggagttatattaaaaaaaataaaaaaattatacaGTTTTCTTTCTAATTGACACAGCCCTACCATTAATGTGAGTGTATTCCTAAATTTTCTAGATGTTAATGAAGATTTCGTAGATATCTTCAActtgtacaagagttatacaatttTCTCTATTTTTCTTTATTTAAATTCATATATTTTGAAAATAAGTGATTTTTTCTATATATCATGATAAATTAAAAGTTATCTTTTTTTTTATTAGAAGTAAATTTGGATACCATGTTTTTTTTAGATATTCATATTACTACTATGTTTTATGGTCATTTTGGGGAATATAATAGACATATGATTATTCTGGCAAATAATTTAGACCAAATGGCTATTTTGGCAAAATAATAAATGTGTAATATTAAATTACACATTAAATACACGCAAGATataaaaagataaacaaatgaatgagacaaaataaaataaaataggtaaataaGTAACCGAGACGGAAGGGAGTAATGAATTAACAAGTTGTTTATCTAACTCACTATGCAAATCAGAAGAATGACTACATATTTTCAATTCATATCAGACAAATAGCAAAGCTCCCAAAATTTATATTATAGCTAGTAGTGAATTTAGACCTAACAAAAGGATCAATCAGGTAGGTCGGGTCGAGTCTATTTGGGTTCGGGTTATTTGGGTACACATGTATTCAGGTTGAATCAATTTCATTTTCGAGTGAGTTATTTTCAAGTTATTTGCGGATATCGATCAATATGCGATAATAAACATTCAGATCGAGTTGAATGGCGTCACATCAATTCAGGTTTTGAGTCAGATTCTGGTCCTCAATTCCACTACAAGTCGGGTCTGAGTCGTATTATTCAAGTCGGGTTAGTTTTGACAAATCTAGCTAGGATCCGTTTTACATTTGAACAAAAACCGTAATTCAAAACCCACCACCTCTCTCTCTTCTTTCATTTTCAATTTGTAACATACTCCCATTAAAGTAAGTTAACTAACACTaattagaaagagaaacaaaggtggtgttgtgttgtttcgaCTTTGATTGATGAAGTCAGCCGTTCTCTTCAttctctttcccttcttcttcatTCTCTCTGTATAACGCGTTTCCATTTTCATCAATCAAATcattcttcttcatcttcttcttcttctactcttACACTCCATCTTCTTACAAcaatcttcttcttcttgttcACCTAACTCTAAATCCACTCATTATTACAACAATCTCCCACTAAAAATCTCCCACTTTTTCTTAATTTCCTACCTCAAAACTTAAAGGGGTTTTCAAATTTCAACCCCAATTGAATA contains the following coding sequences:
- the LOC141651183 gene encoding uncharacterized protein LOC141651183; this encodes MKYKPSDSHTRLSSNAASVGNCSSVSVVLRGNHMHRQIMGQIRKLSSGPGGGGLIKTELQSYMNGANLIHDSEETPFDILSWWKLQSPRFPVLSRLARDILAMPISIVASESAFSAGGRTLDQFRSSLTPKMVQALICAQDWFRMAGEQINVDDLLEDLENLEKDLDDINLDDNVVDGVDPMNA